A single window of Streptomyces griseoviridis DNA harbors:
- a CDS encoding DUF1707 SHOCT-like domain-containing protein: MDLHKHAPQAQTPPAVAELRASDADRDRIADILRDALAEGRLTAEEHAERVEEVYLAKTVGQLEPLVQDLPAAHQRRQPPAFAPAPGRPTREYIPADPDDNVVAVFSSAVRRGRWRAGRRIHAYAVFGSVEIDLSEALFEHQQVLVKALSVFGSIDVRVPENVSLRGTGGGVLGSFEVDHLDAADPNAPVVHVEGWSVLGSIEARPKRGRLVADILDRVQRKIDKVGLGDRSLRKHPDR, translated from the coding sequence GTGGACCTTCACAAGCACGCCCCGCAGGCGCAGACGCCGCCCGCAGTCGCCGAGCTGCGCGCCTCGGACGCCGACCGTGACCGCATCGCCGACATCCTCCGTGACGCACTCGCCGAGGGGCGGCTGACCGCCGAGGAGCACGCCGAGCGGGTCGAGGAGGTCTACCTGGCCAAGACCGTCGGCCAGCTCGAACCCCTCGTCCAGGACCTGCCGGCCGCCCATCAGCGCCGCCAGCCGCCGGCGTTCGCCCCGGCGCCGGGGCGCCCCACCCGCGAGTACATACCGGCCGACCCCGACGACAACGTGGTGGCGGTGTTCAGCAGCGCCGTCCGCAGGGGACGCTGGCGCGCGGGCCGGCGCATCCACGCCTACGCCGTCTTCGGCAGCGTCGAGATCGACCTCAGCGAGGCCCTCTTCGAGCACCAGCAGGTCCTCGTCAAGGCGCTCTCGGTCTTCGGCAGCATCGACGTCCGCGTCCCGGAGAACGTGTCGCTGCGCGGCACCGGCGGCGGCGTCCTCGGCAGCTTCGAGGTCGACCACCTGGACGCGGCCGACCCCAACGCCCCGGTCGTGCACGTCGAGGGCTGGTCCGTCCTCGGCAGCATCGAGGCCCGCCCCAAGCGCGGCAGGCTCGTCGCGGACATCCTCGACCGCGTCCAGCGCAAGATCGACAAGGTCGGCCTCGGCGACAGGAGTTTGCGCAAGCACCCGGACCGGTGA
- a CDS encoding class II fumarate hydratase — MSDYRIEHDSMGEVRVPADAKWRAQTQRAVENFPVSGQRIERAHIEALARVKGAAAKVNAELGVVDREIAEAIQEAADEVAQGRWDDQFPVDVFQTGSGTSSNMNTNEVLATLASERLGRDVHPNDHVNASQSSNDVFPSSIHIAATAAVTRDLVPALEHLAAALGRKAEEFSDVVKSGRTHLMDATPVTLGQEFGGYAAQVRYGVERLRASLPRLAELPLGGTAVGTGINTPPGFAAAVIAEVARATGLPLTEARDHFEAQGARDGIVETSGQLRTIAVGLTKIANDLRWMASGPRTGLAEIALPDLQPGSSIMPGKVNPVIPEAVLMVAAQVVGNDATVATAGAAGNFELNVMLPVIAKNVLESVRLLANVSRLLADRTVDGIVADRERAREYAESSPSVVTPLNRYIGYEEAAKVAKKSLAERRTIRQVVLDGGYVERGDLTVEQLDEALDVLRMTRP; from the coding sequence ATGAGCGACTACCGCATCGAACACGACTCCATGGGCGAGGTCCGCGTCCCCGCCGACGCCAAGTGGCGGGCCCAGACGCAGCGTGCCGTCGAGAACTTCCCGGTCTCGGGGCAGCGGATCGAACGGGCGCACATCGAGGCGCTGGCCCGCGTCAAGGGCGCGGCGGCGAAGGTGAACGCGGAGCTGGGGGTGGTCGACCGGGAGATCGCGGAGGCGATCCAGGAGGCGGCCGACGAGGTCGCGCAGGGGCGTTGGGACGACCAGTTCCCGGTGGACGTGTTCCAGACCGGGTCAGGTACCTCGTCCAACATGAACACCAACGAGGTGCTGGCCACCCTGGCGAGTGAGCGGCTCGGGCGGGACGTCCACCCGAACGACCATGTGAACGCCTCGCAGTCGTCCAACGACGTCTTCCCGTCGTCGATCCACATCGCCGCGACCGCCGCCGTCACCCGTGATCTCGTGCCGGCCCTCGAACACCTCGCCGCCGCCCTGGGCCGGAAGGCGGAGGAGTTCTCCGACGTGGTGAAGTCGGGGCGCACCCATCTCATGGACGCCACGCCGGTGACCCTCGGTCAGGAGTTCGGCGGGTACGCGGCGCAGGTGCGGTACGGCGTGGAGCGGCTGCGGGCGTCGCTGCCGCGCCTCGCCGAGCTGCCCCTGGGCGGCACCGCGGTGGGCACCGGCATCAACACCCCGCCCGGTTTCGCCGCGGCCGTCATCGCGGAGGTGGCCCGCGCCACCGGGCTGCCGCTGACCGAGGCGAGGGACCACTTCGAGGCGCAGGGCGCGCGGGACGGCATCGTCGAGACCAGCGGGCAGCTGCGGACCATCGCGGTCGGCCTGACGAAGATCGCCAACGATCTGCGGTGGATGGCGTCGGGGCCGCGCACCGGCCTCGCCGAGATCGCGCTGCCCGATCTCCAGCCGGGTTCGTCGATCATGCCGGGCAAGGTCAACCCGGTGATCCCCGAGGCGGTCCTGATGGTCGCCGCGCAGGTCGTCGGGAACGACGCGACGGTCGCCACCGCGGGCGCGGCGGGCAACTTCGAGCTGAACGTGATGCTGCCGGTGATCGCGAAGAACGTGCTGGAGTCGGTGCGGCTGCTCGCCAACGTGTCGCGGCTGCTGGCCGACCGGACCGTGGACGGGATCGTGGCGGACCGGGAGCGGGCCCGTGAGTACGCGGAGTCGTCGCCGTCCGTCGTCACCCCGCTGAACAGGTACATCGGGTACGAGGAGGCGGCGAAGGTCGCCAAGAAGTCGCTCGCCGAACGGCGGACGATCCGTCAGGTCGTCCTGGACGGAGGGTACGTGGAGCGCGGCGACCTCACGGTCGAGCAGTTGGACGAGGCGCTGGATGTCCTGCGGATGACACGCCCGTAA
- a CDS encoding transglycosylase domain-containing protein, translating to MGRADERRARQRGGHRAAPPQPSGTHAPGVGGRAEARRAAQGKGRSKGRGKAGKDGRSLIRRMFTWKKVVGTLLGLCLLGMGAFIALYMMIGIPEGNADAQLQSNVYKYSDGTLMTRDGQRNREVVDLAKVPKKVQLTFVAAENKTFYKDAGVDLRGTARGLLNTVAGRGAQGGSTITQQYVKNYYLTQEQTVTRKLKELVISLKLDREKSKDYILAGYINTSYYGRGAYGIQAAAQAYYRVDADELTVEQGAYLAALLQAPSQYDWASASETGKKLVKERWNYVLDNMVEEGWLDQGKRTSMTFPVPKDPKAAPGMGGQVGYLVDAANNQLARQLVAQGTADNVNDAVTMVKAGGWNITLNIDKKRQAALEEAAKTQLTSKLDPKERDVDADVQAGAVSVDPKTGAVVALYGGQDYYKHFRSNATRVDYQPASTFKPVILAAAFDEAAKTQDGKEIDANTLYDGTSKRPVVDNGVKVGFAPENEDDASYGDVTVQTAMNKSVNSVFAQMGVDVGMDKVLKVAGQMGMDTAELKSVPAQTLGTMGASPLQMAGVYATLDNHGKKVTPTILKSAESSTRTVDLPDPIGKQIISREAADSVTSVLTGVVDDGTAKVSVRDNTERDGRKVAGKTGTSDENRSAWFTGFTPDLVTSVGLFGEDHKTYAQVSMYKAGGVPRVNGGGFPAQIWAMYTFGVSSKNARFDLDTTQGAAVQPSQAPTPSDTPSQTPSQTPSESPSDTSSPPSETPSQTPSQTPSQTPTTTPPSQTPSQTPTEEIPDDPLNPNNEQ from the coding sequence ATGGGACGCGCGGATGAGAGACGAGCGCGACAGCGCGGTGGCCATCGCGCGGCGCCTCCACAACCGTCCGGGACCCACGCCCCCGGCGTCGGGGGCCGGGCCGAGGCCCGGAGAGCGGCACAGGGCAAGGGCCGGAGCAAGGGCAGGGGCAAGGCCGGCAAGGACGGCAGGAGCCTGATACGCCGGATGTTCACCTGGAAGAAGGTCGTCGGGACGCTGCTCGGGCTCTGCCTGCTGGGCATGGGCGCCTTCATCGCGCTCTACATGATGATCGGCATACCCGAGGGCAACGCCGACGCCCAGCTCCAGAGCAACGTCTACAAGTACAGCGACGGCACCCTGATGACCCGCGACGGGCAGCGCAACCGCGAGGTCGTCGACCTGGCGAAGGTGCCCAAGAAGGTCCAGCTGACCTTCGTCGCCGCCGAGAACAAGACCTTCTACAAGGACGCCGGTGTCGACCTCAGGGGCACCGCGCGCGGTCTGCTCAACACGGTCGCGGGCCGGGGCGCCCAGGGCGGTTCGACGATCACCCAGCAGTACGTCAAGAACTACTACCTGACGCAGGAACAGACCGTCACCCGCAAGCTCAAGGAACTGGTCATCTCGCTGAAGCTGGACCGGGAGAAGTCCAAGGACTACATCCTGGCCGGCTACATCAACACCAGCTACTACGGCCGCGGCGCCTACGGCATCCAGGCCGCCGCGCAGGCCTACTACCGCGTCGACGCCGACGAACTCACCGTCGAGCAGGGCGCGTACCTCGCCGCGCTGCTCCAGGCGCCGAGCCAGTACGACTGGGCCTCCGCCTCCGAGACCGGTAAGAAGCTGGTGAAGGAACGCTGGAACTACGTCCTCGACAACATGGTCGAGGAGGGCTGGCTCGACCAGGGCAAGCGGACGTCGATGACGTTCCCGGTCCCCAAGGACCCGAAGGCGGCGCCCGGGATGGGCGGCCAGGTCGGCTACCTGGTCGACGCGGCCAACAACCAGCTGGCCAGGCAGCTCGTCGCGCAGGGCACGGCCGACAACGTCAACGACGCCGTGACGATGGTCAAGGCGGGCGGCTGGAACATCACGCTGAACATCGACAAGAAGCGGCAGGCCGCGCTGGAGGAGGCCGCGAAGACGCAGCTGACCAGCAAGCTCGACCCGAAGGAGCGCGACGTCGACGCGGACGTCCAGGCCGGTGCGGTGTCCGTCGACCCGAAGACCGGCGCGGTGGTCGCGCTGTACGGCGGCCAGGACTACTACAAGCACTTCCGCAGCAACGCGACCCGGGTCGACTACCAGCCGGCCTCGACCTTCAAGCCGGTCATCCTGGCCGCCGCCTTCGACGAGGCCGCGAAGACCCAGGACGGCAAGGAGATCGACGCCAACACCCTGTACGACGGCACGAGCAAGCGCCCGGTTGTCGACAACGGCGTGAAGGTCGGCTTCGCCCCGGAGAACGAGGACGACGCCAGCTACGGCGACGTCACCGTCCAGACGGCCATGAACAAGTCCGTGAACTCCGTCTTCGCGCAGATGGGCGTGGACGTCGGCATGGACAAGGTGCTCAAGGTGGCCGGCCAGATGGGCATGGACACCGCCGAGCTGAAGTCGGTGCCCGCGCAGACCCTCGGCACCATGGGCGCGAGCCCGCTCCAGATGGCGGGCGTGTACGCGACCCTCGACAACCACGGCAAGAAGGTCACACCGACCATCCTCAAGTCGGCGGAGAGCAGCACCCGCACGGTCGACCTGCCCGACCCGATCGGTAAGCAGATCATCAGCCGCGAGGCAGCCGACTCCGTCACCTCGGTGCTGACGGGCGTGGTCGACGACGGTACGGCCAAGGTGTCGGTGCGCGACAACACCGAGCGCGACGGCCGCAAGGTCGCCGGCAAGACCGGCACCTCCGACGAGAACCGCTCGGCGTGGTTCACCGGCTTCACCCCCGACCTGGTCACCTCGGTCGGCCTGTTCGGCGAGGACCACAAGACGTACGCGCAGGTCTCGATGTACAAGGCGGGCGGTGTGCCGCGCGTCAACGGCGGTGGCTTCCCGGCGCAGATCTGGGCGATGTACACCTTCGGGGTGTCGTCGAAGAACGCCCGGTTCGACCTGGACACCACGCAGGGCGCGGCGGTCCAGCCGTCCCAGGCGCCGACCCCGAGCGACACGCCGTCCCAGACGCCGAGCCAGACGCCGAGCGAGTCCCCGAGCGACACCTCGTCGCCGCCCAGCGAGACACCGTCGCAGACGCCGTCCCAGACCCCGTCCCAGACCCCGACGACCACACCCCCGTCCCAGACCCCGAGCCAGACCCCGACGGAGGAGATCCCGGACGACCCCCTGAACCCGAACAACGAGCAGTAG
- a CDS encoding SpoIIE family protein phosphatase encodes MTEHPISFERPQPGVDPADPRGALLRTPAPAPASPSGALPAQARAGETPSTPETAVPCGKGMSQAGTDSEHSQPDAAEPDTHRPRPAPEGIPSQPGTENERPPVLGGGERRSGQGLPPGQPTPMRRDGDRLRFVGAATRRIARGIDLDEIVMGLCRATVPTFSDAILVYLRDPLPVGDERPTGPLLLRLRRTDRIPAERDTDGGFAPVLQPEPSELETVGNELCEVRPGSALAEVLRGVRPVFTDAPAARAALPELLGEGGEFTVPSGQRAILAPLRGRRRVIGAALFLRRPERIAFEADDLLVAAQLATHSALGIDKAVLYGREAYIADELQRTMLPENLPRPTGVRLASRYLPAAETARVGGDWYDAIPLPGSRVALVVGDVMGHSMTSAAIMGQLRTTAQTLAGLDLPPQEVLHHLDEQAQRLGSDRMATCLYAVYDPVSHRITIANAGHPPPILLHLGGRAEVLRVPPGAPIGVGGVDFEAVELDAPAGATLLLYTDGLVESRLRDVWTGIEQLREKLAATAQLTGPDHPPPLEALCDEVLDMLGPGDRDDDIALLAARFDGIAPSDVAYWFLEPEDAAPGRARRLARRALSRWGMEDLSDSVELLVSEVVTNAVRYASRPVTLRLLRTDVLRCEVGDDVPQLPRLRQARATDEGGRGLYLVNKLARRWGATRLSTGKVVWFELNRN; translated from the coding sequence GTGACGGAGCACCCCATCTCCTTCGAGCGCCCCCAGCCGGGCGTCGACCCCGCGGACCCACGCGGGGCGCTCCTGCGCACCCCGGCGCCCGCGCCCGCCTCCCCGTCGGGCGCCTTACCCGCGCAGGCACGCGCGGGCGAGACGCCGTCGACACCGGAGACGGCGGTGCCGTGCGGCAAGGGCATGAGTCAGGCCGGCACGGACTCGGAGCACTCGCAGCCGGACGCGGCGGAGCCGGACACCCACCGGCCGCGTCCGGCACCCGAGGGCATCCCCTCGCAGCCGGGCACCGAGAACGAGCGGCCGCCGGTGCTGGGCGGCGGTGAGCGCCGGTCGGGCCAGGGACTGCCGCCGGGACAGCCGACACCGATGCGGCGCGACGGCGACCGGCTGCGCTTCGTGGGCGCCGCGACCCGGCGGATCGCCCGCGGCATCGACCTGGACGAGATCGTCATGGGCCTGTGCCGGGCGACCGTCCCGACGTTCTCGGACGCGATCCTGGTCTACCTGCGCGATCCGCTGCCGGTCGGCGACGAACGGCCCACGGGGCCGTTGCTGCTGCGGCTGCGCAGGACCGACCGCATACCGGCGGAACGGGACACCGACGGCGGTTTCGCGCCGGTCCTCCAGCCCGAGCCATCGGAGCTGGAGACGGTCGGCAACGAACTGTGCGAGGTGCGACCCGGCAGCGCCCTGGCCGAGGTGCTGCGTGGAGTGCGTCCGGTGTTCACCGACGCCCCGGCGGCCCGCGCGGCCCTGCCCGAACTGCTCGGCGAGGGAGGCGAGTTCACCGTCCCGTCCGGACAGCGCGCGATTCTCGCGCCGCTGCGCGGCCGGCGCCGGGTGATCGGTGCCGCGCTGTTCCTGCGCCGCCCCGAGCGCATCGCCTTCGAGGCGGACGATCTGCTGGTCGCCGCCCAGCTGGCGACGCACAGCGCGCTGGGCATCGACAAGGCGGTGCTCTACGGCCGCGAGGCGTACATCGCCGACGAGCTGCAGCGCACCATGCTGCCGGAGAACCTGCCGCGCCCGACGGGTGTCAGGCTGGCCTCCCGCTATCTGCCTGCCGCCGAGACGGCCCGGGTGGGCGGCGACTGGTACGACGCGATCCCGCTGCCCGGCAGCCGGGTCGCGCTGGTCGTCGGTGACGTCATGGGTCACTCCATGACCTCGGCGGCGATCATGGGCCAGCTGCGCACCACGGCGCAGACCCTGGCCGGTCTCGACCTGCCGCCGCAGGAGGTGCTGCACCACCTGGACGAGCAGGCCCAGCGGCTGGGCAGCGACCGCATGGCGACCTGCCTGTACGCGGTGTACGACCCGGTCTCGCACCGGATCACCATCGCCAACGCCGGGCATCCGCCGCCCATCCTGCTCCATCTGGGTGGTCGGGCCGAGGTGCTGCGGGTGCCGCCCGGCGCCCCGATCGGTGTCGGCGGGGTCGATTTCGAGGCCGTCGAGCTGGACGCGCCGGCCGGGGCCACCCTGCTGCTGTACACGGACGGGCTGGTGGAGTCCCGGCTGCGGGACGTCTGGACCGGAATCGAACAGTTGCGCGAGAAGCTCGCCGCGACCGCACAGCTCACCGGACCCGACCACCCGCCGCCCCTCGAAGCGCTCTGCGACGAGGTGCTCGACATGCTCGGCCCCGGCGACCGGGACGACGACATCGCGCTGCTCGCCGCCCGCTTCGACGGGATCGCGCCGAGCGACGTCGCGTACTGGTTCCTGGAGCCGGAGGACGCGGCTCCCGGGCGGGCCCGCCGGCTGGCCCGCAGGGCGCTGTCCCGGTGGGGCATGGAGGATCTGAGCGACTCGGTGGAGCTGCTGGTCAGCGAGGTCGTGACGAACGCCGTCCGGTACGCGTCACGGCCGGTCACCCTGCGGCTGCTCCGCACCGACGTGCTGCGCTGCGAGGTCGGCGACGACGTGCCGCAGCTGCCCAGACTGCGCCAGGCACGCGCCACCGACGAGGGCGGCCGTGGCCTGTACCTGGTCAACAAACTGGCCAGACGGTGGGGTGCGACACGGCTGAGCACCGGGAAAGTGGTGTGGTTCGAGCTGAACCGGAACTAG
- the fomD gene encoding cytidylyl-2-hydroxypropylphosphonate hydrolase, translating into MADGGAVRGDAKRVTAGGPTGFWDPGSQILWRYRENGGPGIHIARPVTVVRDDADLLAAWMAPGTECVKPVLADGTPVHQEPLESRYTKPRAVQRDHWFGTGVLKLARPGEPWSVWLFWDPGWQFKNWYVNLETPLTRWDGGVDSEDHFLDITVQPDHSWDWRDEDEFAQARRDGLMDEAQARRVREAGHAAVEVIHAWGPPYSEGWQHWRPDPSWAVPSLPEDWDRTPAHVST; encoded by the coding sequence ATGGCAGACGGTGGAGCGGTACGCGGGGACGCGAAGCGGGTGACAGCGGGCGGTCCGACGGGTTTCTGGGACCCCGGGAGTCAGATCCTGTGGCGTTACCGGGAGAACGGCGGCCCGGGGATCCACATCGCGCGCCCGGTCACCGTCGTGCGCGACGACGCCGATCTCCTCGCCGCCTGGATGGCCCCCGGGACCGAGTGCGTCAAGCCGGTGCTCGCCGATGGCACTCCCGTGCACCAGGAACCTCTGGAGTCCCGGTACACCAAGCCGCGCGCGGTCCAGCGCGACCACTGGTTCGGCACCGGGGTGCTGAAGCTCGCCAGACCGGGTGAGCCCTGGTCGGTGTGGCTGTTCTGGGACCCGGGATGGCAGTTCAAGAACTGGTACGTGAACCTGGAGACGCCGCTGACCCGTTGGGACGGTGGGGTGGATTCCGAGGACCATTTCCTGGACATCACGGTGCAGCCGGACCACAGTTGGGACTGGCGCGACGAGGACGAGTTCGCGCAGGCCCGGCGGGACGGTCTGATGGACGAGGCGCAGGCCCGGCGGGTGCGGGAGGCGGGACACGCGGCCGTGGAGGTGATCCACGCCTGGGGCCCGCCGTACAGCGAAGGATGGCAGCACTGGCGCCCCGACCCCTCGTGGGCTGTACCGTCACTCCCGGAGGACTGGGACCGTACGCCCGCGCACGTGTCCACATGA
- a CDS encoding fumarate hydratase, with translation MPEFAYTDLLPMGEDTTPYRLVTSEGVSTFEADGRTFLKVEPEALRKLAEEAVHDIQHYLRPAHLAQLRRIIDDPEASGNDKFVALDLLKNANIAAAGVLPMCQDTGTAIVMGKRGQNVLTSGEDEKALSHGIYDAYTKLNLRYSQMAPLTMWEEKNTGSNLPAQIELYATDGGAYKFLFMAKGGGSANKSFLYQETKAVLNEGSMMAFLEQKIRSLGTAACPPYHLAIVVGGTSAEYALKTAKYASAHYLDEIPAEGSPLGHGFRDKELEEKVFELTQRIGIGAQFGGKYFCHDVRVVRLPRHGASCPVAIAVSCSADRQAVAKITAEGVFLEQLETDPARFLPETTDEHLDESSDVVRIDLNQPMDDILAELTKYPVKTRLSLSGPLVVARDIAHAKIKERLDAGEGMPQYLKDHPVYYAGPAKTPEGYASGSFGPTTAGRMDSYVEQFQAAGGSKVMLAKGNRSKQVTDACGTHGGFYLGSIGGPAARLAQDCIKKVEVVEYEELGMEAVWKIEVEDFPAFVVVDDKGNDFFQDPAPAPTFTSIPVRGPGLV, from the coding sequence ATGCCTGAGTTCGCGTACACCGATCTGCTCCCCATGGGAGAGGACACCACCCCCTACCGGCTGGTGACCTCCGAGGGTGTCTCCACCTTCGAGGCCGACGGGCGGACGTTCCTCAAGGTCGAGCCGGAGGCCCTGCGCAAGCTGGCGGAGGAGGCCGTCCACGACATCCAGCACTATCTGCGCCCGGCCCACCTGGCGCAGCTGCGCCGGATCATCGACGACCCCGAGGCATCCGGCAACGACAAGTTCGTGGCGCTCGACCTGCTGAAGAACGCCAACATCGCGGCGGCGGGCGTGCTGCCGATGTGCCAGGACACCGGCACGGCGATCGTCATGGGCAAGCGCGGGCAGAACGTCCTCACCTCCGGTGAGGACGAGAAGGCCCTCTCGCACGGCATCTACGACGCGTACACGAAGCTGAACCTGCGCTACTCGCAGATGGCTCCGCTCACCATGTGGGAGGAGAAGAACACCGGGTCCAACCTCCCGGCGCAGATCGAGCTGTACGCGACGGACGGCGGCGCCTACAAGTTCCTCTTCATGGCGAAGGGCGGCGGCAGCGCCAACAAGTCGTTCCTCTACCAGGAGACGAAGGCCGTCCTGAACGAGGGCTCCATGATGGCGTTCCTGGAGCAGAAGATCCGTTCGCTGGGCACGGCCGCCTGCCCGCCGTACCACCTGGCGATCGTGGTCGGCGGCACCAGCGCCGAGTACGCGCTGAAGACCGCGAAGTACGCCTCCGCGCACTACCTGGACGAGATCCCGGCCGAGGGTTCGCCGCTCGGGCACGGCTTCCGGGACAAGGAGCTGGAGGAGAAGGTCTTCGAGCTGACGCAGCGGATCGGCATCGGCGCGCAGTTCGGCGGCAAGTACTTCTGCCACGACGTGCGCGTGGTGCGGCTGCCCCGGCACGGCGCCTCCTGCCCGGTGGCGATCGCGGTGTCCTGCTCGGCCGACCGGCAGGCCGTCGCGAAGATCACCGCCGAGGGCGTCTTCCTGGAGCAGTTGGAGACGGACCCGGCGCGTTTCCTGCCGGAGACCACCGACGAGCACCTGGACGAGTCGTCGGACGTCGTGCGCATCGATCTGAACCAGCCGATGGACGACATCCTCGCCGAGCTGACCAAGTACCCGGTGAAGACCAGGCTCTCGCTCAGCGGCCCGCTGGTGGTGGCCCGCGACATCGCGCACGCCAAGATCAAGGAGCGGCTCGACGCGGGCGAGGGCATGCCGCAGTACCTGAAGGACCACCCGGTGTACTACGCGGGCCCGGCGAAGACGCCCGAGGGCTACGCGTCCGGTTCCTTCGGGCCGACGACGGCGGGCCGCATGGACTCCTACGTGGAGCAGTTCCAGGCGGCGGGCGGTTCCAAGGTGATGCTCGCCAAGGGCAACCGCAGCAAGCAGGTCACCGACGCGTGCGGCACGCACGGCGGTTTCTACCTCGGTTCCATCGGCGGCCCGGCCGCCAGGCTCGCCCAGGACTGCATCAAGAAGGTCGAGGTCGTCGAGTACGAGGAGCTGGGCATGGAGGCGGTCTGGAAGATCGAGGTCGAGGACTTCCCGGCGTTCGTCGTGGTGGACGACAAGGGCAACGACTTCTTCCAGGACCCGGCGCCCGCGCCGACGTTCACGTCGATCCCGGTGCGCGGGCCCGGTCTGGTCTGA
- a CDS encoding catalase has product MTQAPRHDPYTTTNAGIPVESDEHSLTVGADGPILLQDHYLIEKMAQFNRERVPERVVHAKGSGAYGVFEVTNDVSQFTKADLFQPGKRTEMLARFSTVAGEQGSPDTWRDPRGFALKFYTEHGNYDMVGNNTPVFFVRDPQKFQDFIRSQKRRVDNGLRDHDMQWDFWTLSPESAHMVTWLMGDRGIPRSYRHMNGYSSHTYMWVNGGGERFWVKYHFKTDQGIEFLTQADADRLAGEDPDLHRRDLFDSIDRGEHPTWTVYVQVMPFEDAPGYRFNPFDLTKVWPHGDYPLIELGRMTLNQNPEDYFVHIEQAAFEPSNLVPGIGPSPDKMLLGRLFSYPDTHRYRIGANYTQLPPNRPHSPVNSYAKDGAMRYEPARVGAPYAPNSYGGPAADVGRFGDVAGWQAAGEMVREAYALHSEDDDFGQAGTQVREVLDDAARDRLVTNITGHLKDGVSAPVLARAIEYWRNVDKDLGARVAKELDAG; this is encoded by the coding sequence GTGACGCAGGCACCCCGGCATGATCCGTACACGACGACCAACGCGGGCATCCCCGTGGAGAGCGACGAGCACTCGCTCACCGTCGGGGCGGACGGCCCGATCCTGCTCCAGGACCACTACCTCATCGAGAAGATGGCGCAGTTCAACCGGGAGCGGGTACCTGAGCGTGTGGTCCACGCCAAGGGAAGTGGCGCCTACGGCGTCTTCGAGGTGACGAACGACGTCAGCCAGTTCACCAAGGCGGACCTCTTCCAGCCCGGCAAACGGACCGAGATGCTCGCGCGCTTCTCGACCGTCGCGGGTGAGCAGGGCTCGCCCGACACCTGGCGCGACCCGCGCGGCTTCGCGCTGAAGTTCTACACCGAGCACGGCAACTACGACATGGTCGGCAACAACACCCCGGTCTTCTTCGTCCGGGACCCGCAGAAGTTCCAGGACTTCATCCGCTCGCAGAAGCGACGGGTGGACAACGGCCTGCGCGACCACGACATGCAGTGGGACTTCTGGACCCTCTCGCCCGAGTCCGCGCACATGGTGACGTGGCTGATGGGCGACCGGGGCATCCCGAGGTCGTACCGGCACATGAACGGCTACTCGTCGCACACCTACATGTGGGTGAACGGCGGCGGGGAGCGGTTCTGGGTCAAGTACCACTTCAAGACCGACCAGGGCATCGAGTTCCTCACCCAGGCCGACGCCGACCGGCTGGCCGGGGAGGACCCCGACCTGCACCGGCGCGACCTGTTCGACTCCATCGACCGCGGCGAGCACCCGACCTGGACGGTGTACGTGCAGGTCATGCCGTTCGAGGACGCGCCCGGCTACCGGTTCAACCCGTTCGATCTGACGAAGGTGTGGCCGCACGGCGACTACCCGCTGATCGAGCTGGGCCGGATGACTCTGAACCAGAACCCCGAGGACTACTTCGTCCATATCGAACAGGCCGCGTTCGAGCCGTCGAACCTGGTGCCTGGCATCGGCCCGTCGCCGGACAAGATGCTCCTCGGCCGGCTGTTCTCCTACCCGGACACGCACCGCTACCGCATCGGCGCGAACTACACCCAGCTGCCGCCCAACCGGCCGCACTCCCCGGTGAACTCGTACGCCAAGGACGGCGCGATGCGCTACGAGCCGGCCCGGGTCGGCGCCCCGTACGCGCCCAACTCGTACGGCGGCCCGGCGGCGGACGTCGGACGCTTCGGTGACGTCGCCGGCTGGCAGGCGGCGGGCGAGATGGTGCGGGAGGCGTACGCCCTGCACAGCGAGGACGACGACTTCGGCCAGGCCGGCACCCAGGTCCGCGAGGTCCTGGACGACGCGGCCCGCGACCGGCTGGTCACCAACATCACCGGCCACCTCAAGGACGGCGTCTCGGCCCCGGTGCTGGCCCGTGCCATCGAGTACTGGCGGAACGTCGACAAGGACCTCGGCGCCCGCGTGGCGAAGGAGCTCGACGCCGGCTGA
- a CDS encoding WhiB family transcriptional regulator yields MPQPPHSSAQVAAVPAQRVPVRDRDQDAPWHTEAVCRRDEASLFFAPSKEPTAARLSREEAAKRVCGRCPVMVECREHALLQPEPYGVWGGLTAAERRVVLARRRRREVELQKAARAGTRIAQAG; encoded by the coding sequence GTGCCGCAACCGCCGCATTCGTCCGCGCAGGTAGCTGCCGTTCCGGCCCAGCGGGTGCCAGTGCGGGACAGGGACCAAGACGCGCCCTGGCACACCGAGGCGGTGTGCCGGCGCGACGAGGCGAGCCTGTTCTTCGCACCGTCCAAGGAACCCACCGCCGCCCGGCTCTCCCGCGAGGAGGCGGCCAAGCGGGTCTGCGGTCGCTGTCCCGTGATGGTCGAGTGCCGGGAACATGCGCTACTGCAACCGGAACCGTACGGCGTCTGGGGCGGCCTCACGGCCGCGGAACGCCGCGTGGTCCTGGCCAGGCGCCGCCGCCGCGAGGTCGAACTCCAGAAGGCGGCCCGCGCGGGAACCCGCATAGCCCAGGCAGGCTGA